Proteins encoded together in one Pongo abelii isolate AG06213 chromosome 8, NHGRI_mPonAbe1-v2.0_pri, whole genome shotgun sequence window:
- the LOC100437553 gene encoding zinc finger protein 37A isoform X5, producing MITSQGSVSFRDVTVGFTQEEWQHLDPAQRTLYRDVMLENYSHLVSVGYCIPKPEVILKLEKGEEPWILEEKFPSQSHLGELVCARWNLKEGRSQRN from the exons GGATCAGTGTCATTTAGGGATGTGACTGTGGGCTTCACTCAAGAGGAGTGGCAGCATCTGGACCCTGCTCAGAGGACCCTGTACAGGgatgtgatgctggagaactACAGCCACCTTGTCTCAGTAG GGTATTGCATTCCTAAACCAGAAGTGATCCTCAAGTTGGAGAAAGGCGAGGAGCCATGGATATTAGAGGAAAAATTTCCAAGCCAGAGTCATCTGGGTGAGTTAGTATGTGCCagatggaatttaaaggaaggtAGATCACAAAGG AATTAA
- the LOC100437553 gene encoding zinc finger protein 37A isoform X2, with the protein MLENYSHLVSVGYCIPKPEVILKLEKGEEPWILEEKFPSQSHLELINTSRNYSRMKFNEFNKGGKCFCDEKCEIIHSEEEPSEYNKNGNSFWLNEDLVWHQKIKNWEQPFEYNECGKAFPKNSLFLVHKRGYTGQKTCKYTEHGKTCDMSFFVTHQQTHPRENHYGNECGENMFEESILLEHQSVYPFSQKLNLTPIQRTHSINNIIEYNECGTFFSEKLVLHLQQRTHTGEKPYECHECGKTFTQKSAHTRHQRTHTGGKPYECHECGKTFYKNSDLIKHQRIHTGERPYGCHECGKSFSEKSTLTQHQRTHTGEKPYECHECGKTFSFKSVLTVHQKTHTGEKPYECYACGKAFLRKSDLIKHQRIHTGEKPYECNECGKSFSEKSTLTKHLRTHTGEKPYECIQCGKFFCYYSGFTEHLRRHTGEKPFGCNECGKTFRQKSALIVHQRTHIRQKPYGCNECGKSFCVKSKLIAHHRTHTGEKPYECNVCGKSFYVKSKLTVHQRIHLGRNPINVVNEENYSG; encoded by the exons atgctggagaactACAGCCACCTTGTCTCAGTAG GGTATTGCATTCCTAAACCAGAAGTGATCCTCAAGTTGGAGAAAGGCGAGGAGCCATGGATATTAGAGGAAAAATTTCCAAGCCAGAGTCATCTGG AATTAATTAATACCAGTAGAAACTATTCAAGAATGAAGTTCAATGAGTTTAACAAAGGTGGAAAATGTTTCTGTGATGAAAAGTGTGAAATAATTCATTCTGAAGAGGAACCttctgaatataataaaaatgggaaCAGCTTCTGGCTGAATGAAGACCTCGTTTGgcatcagaaaattaaaaattgggaGCAACCTTTTGAATacaatgaatgtgggaaagctttcCCTAAGAATTCACTCTTCCTTGTACATAAGAGAGGTTACACAGGACAGAAAACCTGCAAATATACTGAACATGGGAAAACATGTGATATGTCATTTTTCGTCACTCATCAGCAAACACATCCAAGAGAAAACCACTATGGTAATGAATGTGGAGAAAATATGTTTGAGGAATCCATTCTCCTTGAACATCAGAGTGTTTACCCATTCAGCCAGAAGTTAAATCTCACTCCAATTCAGAGAACCCATTCAATTAACAATATTATTGAATATAATGAGTGTGGAACCTTTTTCAGTGAAAAATTAGTCCTTCACTTACAACAGAGAACACATACAGGAGAAAAACCTTATGAATGTCATGAATGTGGAAAAACCTTCACCCAGAAGTCAGCCCACACAAGACATCAGAGAACACACACAGGGGGAAAACCCTATGAATGTCACGAATGTGGGAAGACTTTCTATAAGAATTCAGACCTCATTAAACATCAAAGAATTCACACAGGGGAGAGACCTTATGGATGTCATGAATGTGGGAAATCCTTCAGTGAAAAGTCAACCCTTACTCAACATCAAAGAacacacacaggggagaaaccaTATGAATGTCATGAATGTGGGAAAACCTTCTCATTTAAGTCAGTCCTTACTGTGCatcagaaaacacacacaggGGAGAAGCCCTATGAATGCTATGCATGTGGGAAAGCCTTTCTCAGAAAATCAGACCTCATTAAACATCAAAGAATTCACACAGGCGAAAAACCttatgaatgtaatgaatgtgggaagtCATTCTCTGAGAAGTCAACCCTTACTAAACATCTAAGAACTCACACAGGtgagaaaccttatgaatgtatTCAGTGTGGAAAATTTTTCTGCTACTACTCCGGTTTCACAGAACATCTGAGAAgacacacaggggagaaaccttttggatgtaatgaatgtgggaaaacctTCCGTCAGAAGTCGGCTCTAATTGTTCACCAGAGAACTCATATAAGACAGAAACCCTATggatgtaatgaatgtggaaaatcaTTCTGTGTGAAGTCAAAACTAATTGCACATCATAGAacacacacaggggagaaaccctatgaatgtaatgtTTGTGGAAAATCATTCTATGTTAAGTCAAAACTAACTGTACATCAGAGAATACACTTGGggagaaaccctataaatgtagTAAACGAGGAAAATTACTCTGGGTGA
- the LOC100437553 gene encoding zinc finger protein 37A isoform X1, with the protein MITSQGSVSFRDVTVGFTQEEWQHLDPAQRTLYRDVMLENYSHLVSVGYCIPKPEVILKLEKGEEPWILEEKFPSQSHLELINTSRNYSRMKFNEFNKGGKCFCDEKCEIIHSEEEPSEYNKNGNSFWLNEDLVWHQKIKNWEQPFEYNECGKAFPKNSLFLVHKRGYTGQKTCKYTEHGKTCDMSFFVTHQQTHPRENHYGNECGENMFEESILLEHQSVYPFSQKLNLTPIQRTHSINNIIEYNECGTFFSEKLVLHLQQRTHTGEKPYECHECGKTFTQKSAHTRHQRTHTGGKPYECHECGKTFYKNSDLIKHQRIHTGERPYGCHECGKSFSEKSTLTQHQRTHTGEKPYECHECGKTFSFKSVLTVHQKTHTGEKPYECYACGKAFLRKSDLIKHQRIHTGEKPYECNECGKSFSEKSTLTKHLRTHTGEKPYECIQCGKFFCYYSGFTEHLRRHTGEKPFGCNECGKTFRQKSALIVHQRTHIRQKPYGCNECGKSFCVKSKLIAHHRTHTGEKPYECNVCGKSFYVKSKLTVHQRIHLGRNPINVVNEENYSG; encoded by the exons GGATCAGTGTCATTTAGGGATGTGACTGTGGGCTTCACTCAAGAGGAGTGGCAGCATCTGGACCCTGCTCAGAGGACCCTGTACAGGgatgtgatgctggagaactACAGCCACCTTGTCTCAGTAG GGTATTGCATTCCTAAACCAGAAGTGATCCTCAAGTTGGAGAAAGGCGAGGAGCCATGGATATTAGAGGAAAAATTTCCAAGCCAGAGTCATCTGG AATTAATTAATACCAGTAGAAACTATTCAAGAATGAAGTTCAATGAGTTTAACAAAGGTGGAAAATGTTTCTGTGATGAAAAGTGTGAAATAATTCATTCTGAAGAGGAACCttctgaatataataaaaatgggaaCAGCTTCTGGCTGAATGAAGACCTCGTTTGgcatcagaaaattaaaaattgggaGCAACCTTTTGAATacaatgaatgtgggaaagctttcCCTAAGAATTCACTCTTCCTTGTACATAAGAGAGGTTACACAGGACAGAAAACCTGCAAATATACTGAACATGGGAAAACATGTGATATGTCATTTTTCGTCACTCATCAGCAAACACATCCAAGAGAAAACCACTATGGTAATGAATGTGGAGAAAATATGTTTGAGGAATCCATTCTCCTTGAACATCAGAGTGTTTACCCATTCAGCCAGAAGTTAAATCTCACTCCAATTCAGAGAACCCATTCAATTAACAATATTATTGAATATAATGAGTGTGGAACCTTTTTCAGTGAAAAATTAGTCCTTCACTTACAACAGAGAACACATACAGGAGAAAAACCTTATGAATGTCATGAATGTGGAAAAACCTTCACCCAGAAGTCAGCCCACACAAGACATCAGAGAACACACACAGGGGGAAAACCCTATGAATGTCACGAATGTGGGAAGACTTTCTATAAGAATTCAGACCTCATTAAACATCAAAGAATTCACACAGGGGAGAGACCTTATGGATGTCATGAATGTGGGAAATCCTTCAGTGAAAAGTCAACCCTTACTCAACATCAAAGAacacacacaggggagaaaccaTATGAATGTCATGAATGTGGGAAAACCTTCTCATTTAAGTCAGTCCTTACTGTGCatcagaaaacacacacaggGGAGAAGCCCTATGAATGCTATGCATGTGGGAAAGCCTTTCTCAGAAAATCAGACCTCATTAAACATCAAAGAATTCACACAGGCGAAAAACCttatgaatgtaatgaatgtgggaagtCATTCTCTGAGAAGTCAACCCTTACTAAACATCTAAGAACTCACACAGGtgagaaaccttatgaatgtatTCAGTGTGGAAAATTTTTCTGCTACTACTCCGGTTTCACAGAACATCTGAGAAgacacacaggggagaaaccttttggatgtaatgaatgtgggaaaacctTCCGTCAGAAGTCGGCTCTAATTGTTCACCAGAGAACTCATATAAGACAGAAACCCTATggatgtaatgaatgtggaaaatcaTTCTGTGTGAAGTCAAAACTAATTGCACATCATAGAacacacacaggggagaaaccctatgaatgtaatgtTTGTGGAAAATCATTCTATGTTAAGTCAAAACTAACTGTACATCAGAGAATACACTTGGggagaaaccctataaatgtagTAAACGAGGAAAATTACTCTGGGTGA
- the LOC100437553 gene encoding zinc finger protein 37A isoform X3, which translates to MKFNEFNKGGKCFCDEKCEIIHSEEEPSEYNKNGNSFWLNEDLVWHQKIKNWEQPFEYNECGKAFPKNSLFLVHKRGYTGQKTCKYTEHGKTCDMSFFVTHQQTHPRENHYGNECGENMFEESILLEHQSVYPFSQKLNLTPIQRTHSINNIIEYNECGTFFSEKLVLHLQQRTHTGEKPYECHECGKTFTQKSAHTRHQRTHTGGKPYECHECGKTFYKNSDLIKHQRIHTGERPYGCHECGKSFSEKSTLTQHQRTHTGEKPYECHECGKTFSFKSVLTVHQKTHTGEKPYECYACGKAFLRKSDLIKHQRIHTGEKPYECNECGKSFSEKSTLTKHLRTHTGEKPYECIQCGKFFCYYSGFTEHLRRHTGEKPFGCNECGKTFRQKSALIVHQRTHIRQKPYGCNECGKSFCVKSKLIAHHRTHTGEKPYECNVCGKSFYVKSKLTVHQRIHLGRNPINVVNEENYSG; encoded by the coding sequence ATGAAGTTCAATGAGTTTAACAAAGGTGGAAAATGTTTCTGTGATGAAAAGTGTGAAATAATTCATTCTGAAGAGGAACCttctgaatataataaaaatgggaaCAGCTTCTGGCTGAATGAAGACCTCGTTTGgcatcagaaaattaaaaattgggaGCAACCTTTTGAATacaatgaatgtgggaaagctttcCCTAAGAATTCACTCTTCCTTGTACATAAGAGAGGTTACACAGGACAGAAAACCTGCAAATATACTGAACATGGGAAAACATGTGATATGTCATTTTTCGTCACTCATCAGCAAACACATCCAAGAGAAAACCACTATGGTAATGAATGTGGAGAAAATATGTTTGAGGAATCCATTCTCCTTGAACATCAGAGTGTTTACCCATTCAGCCAGAAGTTAAATCTCACTCCAATTCAGAGAACCCATTCAATTAACAATATTATTGAATATAATGAGTGTGGAACCTTTTTCAGTGAAAAATTAGTCCTTCACTTACAACAGAGAACACATACAGGAGAAAAACCTTATGAATGTCATGAATGTGGAAAAACCTTCACCCAGAAGTCAGCCCACACAAGACATCAGAGAACACACACAGGGGGAAAACCCTATGAATGTCACGAATGTGGGAAGACTTTCTATAAGAATTCAGACCTCATTAAACATCAAAGAATTCACACAGGGGAGAGACCTTATGGATGTCATGAATGTGGGAAATCCTTCAGTGAAAAGTCAACCCTTACTCAACATCAAAGAacacacacaggggagaaaccaTATGAATGTCATGAATGTGGGAAAACCTTCTCATTTAAGTCAGTCCTTACTGTGCatcagaaaacacacacaggGGAGAAGCCCTATGAATGCTATGCATGTGGGAAAGCCTTTCTCAGAAAATCAGACCTCATTAAACATCAAAGAATTCACACAGGCGAAAAACCttatgaatgtaatgaatgtgggaagtCATTCTCTGAGAAGTCAACCCTTACTAAACATCTAAGAACTCACACAGGtgagaaaccttatgaatgtatTCAGTGTGGAAAATTTTTCTGCTACTACTCCGGTTTCACAGAACATCTGAGAAgacacacaggggagaaaccttttggatgtaatgaatgtgggaaaacctTCCGTCAGAAGTCGGCTCTAATTGTTCACCAGAGAACTCATATAAGACAGAAACCCTATggatgtaatgaatgtggaaaatcaTTCTGTGTGAAGTCAAAACTAATTGCACATCATAGAacacacacaggggagaaaccctatgaatgtaatgtTTGTGGAAAATCATTCTATGTTAAGTCAAAACTAACTGTACATCAGAGAATACACTTGGggagaaaccctataaatgtagTAAACGAGGAAAATTACTCTGGGTGA